In the Chitinivibrionales bacterium genome, GTGACATAAGAGGTGCTCTTTCTAAAGTAAAAAAAATGAAAGGTATTTCATATGAATTTAATCATCAAAATAGAAAAAGACTAAAAGCACGTTCTGCAAAGCAAATGGGATTCAGCGCTCAAGAAATTGAAAAAATTTTCCCCGAAATTGTTGTAACGGATTCCAAGGGATATAAAGCTATTAATTATACAGCACTTATAC is a window encoding:
- a CDS encoding tail fiber domain-containing protein produces the protein MKGISYEFNHQNRKRLKARSAKQMGFSAQEIEKIFPEIVVTDSKGYKAINYTALI